One window from the genome of Armatimonadota bacterium encodes:
- the mnmG gene encoding tRNA uridine-5-carboxymethylaminomethyl(34) synthesis enzyme MnmG: MHLRVENFDVVVVGAGHAGIEAALASARLGASTLCVTLRLDRIGHLPCNCSIGGPAKGHIAREVDALGGQMAVTTDHTLTHNRRVGTGKGPAVQTLRAQVCKKDYPVFMQKVMAGQEGLTLLEGQVLTVLESGGSITGIVVAAGGSAETQTIACRSVVVTTGTFLNGLCHEGATKTVAARHGDRAVSNLSDFLRDLGVRQRRFKTGTTPRIALSSIDLSKTLVMPSEPDAGPMSFLHDRTFETQDLLPTWQTHTTPQTHDILRENLHRSAMFSGQIEGVGPRYCPSVEDKVVRFADKESHPIFLEQEMWNDESIYVQGFSSSMPGDVQLAALKAIPGLEEVSMIRPGYAVEYDMADPLQLRPTLMSKLLTGLFLAGQINGTSGYEEAAGQGIVAGINAARFATGQSEIIFPRSQSFIGVMVDDLVTKGVEDPYRMLTARAEHRLHLRHDNADQRLTPLAIEIGLASPERADRFHRKMELLNTALNGLQQTSVYEAQSQAAESLGLGPVKNKIPLFELLKRPGSGLNLVVQLAGDIDADAGWLARPDDPESGRLQTEVREQIEILAIYDGYLKRQQEEVAAAERLEGLQIPGGFDFGAVRGLSYESTEKLSRVQPATIGQAGRIPGVRPSDIALLIGWLRQKSAAS, encoded by the coding sequence ATCCACCTTCGCGTGGAAAACTTTGATGTCGTTGTCGTCGGTGCCGGTCATGCGGGCATCGAAGCAGCCCTAGCCTCGGCCCGGTTGGGGGCTTCCACGCTGTGCGTTACCCTTAGGCTCGACCGGATCGGCCACTTGCCCTGCAACTGCAGCATCGGGGGCCCCGCCAAGGGGCATATTGCCCGGGAGGTGGATGCGCTCGGTGGCCAGATGGCGGTGACGACCGACCACACGCTGACCCACAACCGGCGCGTTGGGACAGGGAAAGGGCCGGCTGTCCAGACCCTGCGAGCCCAAGTCTGCAAAAAAGACTATCCGGTCTTTATGCAAAAGGTCATGGCGGGACAGGAAGGCTTGACCCTCCTCGAAGGCCAGGTGCTGACCGTTCTCGAATCAGGCGGTTCGATCACGGGGATTGTTGTGGCTGCCGGCGGCTCCGCCGAAACCCAGACCATCGCTTGCCGGTCGGTTGTTGTCACAACGGGCACATTCTTGAACGGACTTTGCCATGAAGGGGCGACCAAGACAGTAGCCGCACGGCATGGAGACCGGGCAGTCTCAAATCTATCAGACTTCCTCCGTGACTTGGGGGTGCGGCAAAGGCGGTTCAAAACCGGGACAACCCCCCGCATCGCGTTGTCTTCAATCGACCTGTCCAAAACGCTTGTGATGCCCTCGGAGCCGGACGCTGGGCCAATGAGCTTCTTGCACGACCGGACCTTTGAGACTCAAGATTTGCTGCCGACCTGGCAAACCCACACGACCCCGCAGACCCACGATATCCTGCGGGAAAACTTGCACCGGTCGGCCATGTTCAGCGGCCAGATCGAGGGCGTAGGGCCCCGCTACTGCCCTTCGGTCGAGGACAAAGTGGTGCGGTTTGCCGACAAGGAATCGCATCCGATTTTTCTTGAGCAAGAAATGTGGAACGATGAGTCTATTTATGTCCAAGGATTCAGTAGTTCCATGCCTGGCGACGTTCAGCTTGCTGCTTTGAAGGCGATCCCGGGACTCGAAGAGGTTTCCATGATCCGTCCGGGATATGCGGTCGAGTACGACATGGCCGACCCGCTGCAGTTGCGTCCGACTTTGATGTCCAAGCTGTTAACCGGCTTGTTCTTGGCCGGCCAAATCAACGGCACTTCCGGATATGAAGAGGCGGCCGGACAGGGGATTGTGGCTGGGATCAACGCGGCCCGATTCGCGACCGGACAGTCTGAAATCATTTTTCCCCGAAGCCAAAGCTTTATTGGCGTGATGGTCGATGACTTGGTCACAAAGGGGGTTGAGGATCCCTATCGGATGCTGACTGCCCGGGCCGAGCACCGGCTCCACCTCCGGCACGACAACGCCGATCAACGGTTGACCCCGCTGGCGATTGAAATTGGACTTGCCAGTCCGGAAAGGGCGGACCGGTTTCACCGCAAGATGGAGCTATTGAACACAGCGCTCAATGGGTTGCAACAAACATCAGTCTATGAAGCCCAAAGCCAAGCCGCAGAGTCGCTCGGGCTTGGACCGGTCAAAAACAAGATCCCCCTCTTTGAACTCCTCAAACGGCCGGGCTCCGGATTGAACCTGGTGGTCCAATTGGCGGGCGACATTGATGCCGACGCCGGTTGGCTGGCAAGACCAGACGATCCAGAAAGCGGCCGACTCCAAACCGAGGTCAGGGAGCAAATCGAGATTTTGGCCATCTACGATGGCTACCTCAAGCGTCAGCAAGAGGAAGTTGCCGCCGCCGAGCGATTGGAAGGCCTCCAAATTCCGGGGGGCTTCGACTTCGGGGCGGTGAGAGGTCTCAGCTACGAAAGCACGGAGAAGCTGAGCCGTGTCCAGCCGGCAACCATTGGCCAAGCGGGTCGCATCCCCGGCGTCCGGCCATCGGATATCGCGCTGCTCATCGGTTGGCTGCGCCAGAAGTCTGCCGCTTCATGA
- a CDS encoding prepilin-type N-terminal cleavage/methylation domain-containing protein: protein MRRAFTLIELLVVIAIIAVLAAILFPIFAQAKDAAKKTQDLSNIKQIGLALNIYAADYDDMLMKDDEDADYEWFEILYPYVKNEGVFRTPKYKALATDPETDYLLNRLGVIGLSMTTFSQPANQILLAPRAFEYKHDDYVSWPEEDDEWDEFDEYVNEDDEPAFDVAIFRKMFAEGANYGYVDSHAKFHRWEQTIEPGEEGPGEHNIDRMWFPED from the coding sequence ATGCGCCGTGCATTTACGCTCATTGAGCTTCTCGTTGTGATCGCGATCATCGCTGTTTTGGCGGCGATCTTGTTCCCTATTTTTGCCCAAGCCAAGGATGCGGCCAAAAAAACTCAAGACCTCAGCAATATCAAGCAGATCGGTTTGGCCCTGAACATCTATGCCGCCGACTACGACGACATGTTGATGAAGGATGACGAGGATGCGGATTACGAGTGGTTCGAGATCCTTTATCCGTATGTAAAGAACGAAGGCGTTTTCCGGACTCCCAAATACAAGGCCCTGGCAACCGACCCGGAGACCGACTACCTCCTGAACCGCCTCGGGGTCATTGGCTTAAGCATGACGACGTTCTCCCAACCCGCCAACCAAATTCTGCTGGCACCCCGCGCCTTTGAATACAAGCATGACGACTATGTTTCTTGGCCGGAAGAAGATGACGAATGGGATGAATTCGACGAGTACGTCAATGAGGATGACGAGCCAGCATTCGACGTCGCGATTTTCCGCAAGATGTTCGCCGAGGGCGCAAATTATGGCTATGTGGACAGCCATGCCAAGTTCCACCGATGGGAACAGACCATCGAGCCAGGCGAGGAAGGCCCCGGTGAGCACAACATCGACCGAATGTGGTTCCCCGAAGACTGA
- a CDS encoding prepilin-type N-terminal cleavage/methylation domain-containing protein, with translation MKRRTAFTLIELLVVIAIIAILAAILFPVFAQAKESAKKAQDLSNHKQIVTAIMLYSNDYDDRVCHTHHDLETGQTIADLYTWFDPLQPYIKNKQIFRDPDVNSTPSIFPTWMSVADWKPLHTDYLINGFFAHGASLTEFDRVAEQIIIAERHERVGYFDYHPWASAPDGQWERGFLDGSGYVLSDVGTDAQVLDPKNTGRHLGGNNYSFADGHAKWYKFVQTLDKSKAPDAIDNVGLHNIDNKPPVD, from the coding sequence ATGAAACGGAGAACCGCCTTTACCCTCATCGAATTACTCGTCGTCATCGCCATCATCGCGATCCTAGCGGCAATCCTCTTCCCCGTTTTTGCCCAAGCCAAAGAATCCGCCAAGAAGGCGCAAGACCTCAGTAACCACAAGCAGATCGTGACGGCGATCATGCTTTATTCCAACGACTACGACGACCGTGTTTGCCATACCCACCACGACCTGGAGACGGGGCAAACCATTGCTGACCTATACACCTGGTTCGACCCCCTGCAGCCATACATCAAGAACAAGCAGATCTTCCGCGACCCAGATGTGAACTCCACTCCGTCGATCTTCCCCACGTGGATGTCTGTGGCCGATTGGAAGCCGTTGCACACCGACTATCTGATCAACGGGTTCTTTGCCCACGGGGCGAGTTTGACCGAATTCGACCGGGTCGCCGAGCAGATCATCATTGCCGAGCGGCATGAGCGGGTCGGCTATTTTGATTACCATCCCTGGGCATCGGCTCCCGATGGCCAGTGGGAGCGGGGGTTCTTGGATGGGAGCGGCTATGTGCTAAGCGACGTCGGGACTGACGCGCAAGTGTTAGACCCCAAGAATACGGGCCGACACTTGGGCGGCAATAACTACTCCTTTGCCGATGGGCACGCCAAGTGGTACAAATTTGTTCAGACTTTGGACAAATCCAAGGCTCCGGATGCCATCGATAACGTTGGCCTGCACAACATTGACAACAAGCCCCCGGTCGATTGA
- a CDS encoding NAD(P)/FAD-dependent oxidoreductase, translating to MGSVDRVDLTIIGGGPVGLFGAFYAGLRGMSVRVIDSLPELGGQLTALYPEKYVYDMPGFPEVLAKDLAAQLIEQARRFQPELVLGQVASGLEKDGDGWTVTTGDGRRWPTGTVLITAGAGAFAPTKIGVKREDEFEGNGLTYGVRDKAAFQGKKILVVGGGDSAFDWAVALHPIAAKTTLVHRNDRFRAHDETVRQLRQTDADIRLFHVVKELHGESALEAVTLENTESKTQETVDCDALIVNIGFKSSLGPIKDWGLAIEKNQISVDHHYQTNLPGVFAAGDVCTFDGKLKLIATGVGEAATAVCVAKTLLDPAAKLFPGHSSDMEMPSATS from the coding sequence ATAGGGAGCGTGGATCGAGTCGACCTCACCATCATTGGCGGCGGACCTGTGGGTCTGTTTGGGGCATTTTATGCCGGGCTGCGGGGCATGTCCGTGCGCGTCATCGATTCCTTACCCGAACTTGGGGGCCAACTCACCGCTCTCTATCCCGAAAAGTACGTCTACGACATGCCCGGCTTCCCCGAGGTTCTTGCCAAAGACCTCGCCGCCCAGCTCATTGAGCAAGCCCGCCGGTTCCAGCCGGAACTCGTGTTGGGGCAAGTGGCCAGCGGCTTAGAGAAAGATGGGGACGGGTGGACGGTCACTACGGGCGACGGCCGCCGTTGGCCAACCGGCACCGTGCTCATCACCGCAGGGGCGGGAGCCTTTGCCCCCACCAAAATCGGGGTGAAACGCGAAGACGAGTTCGAAGGGAACGGGCTGACGTACGGCGTCCGCGACAAGGCTGCTTTTCAAGGCAAGAAGATTTTGGTCGTCGGCGGGGGAGATTCCGCTTTCGATTGGGCGGTCGCTCTGCACCCGATCGCCGCCAAAACCACCCTTGTCCACCGCAACGACCGGTTCCGCGCGCACGACGAAACCGTTCGGCAACTCCGTCAAACCGATGCCGATATTCGCCTCTTCCATGTCGTCAAGGAACTCCACGGGGAAAGCGCCTTGGAGGCCGTCACATTAGAGAACACCGAGTCCAAAACTCAGGAAACGGTCGATTGCGATGCCCTCATCGTCAACATTGGGTTCAAATCCTCGCTTGGGCCCATCAAAGATTGGGGACTGGCCATTGAAAAGAACCAGATTTCCGTAGACCACCACTACCAAACAAATCTCCCCGGGGTGTTTGCCGCCGGGGATGTCTGCACCTTTGATGGGAAACTGAAACTGATCGCAACCGGCGTCGGCGAAGCGGCCACCGCCGTCTGCGTTGCCAAAACCCTCCTGGACCCCGCGGCCAAGCTATTCCCGGGGCACAGTTCCGACATGGAGATGCCTTCGGCCACCAGTTAG
- a CDS encoding PEP-CTERM sorting domain-containing protein, with protein sequence MKRSLATLVLLSAFAPLAHAATLVFNYGIVYTGDTPSGTAPWMTVTLTDFAANTVDVKIDHNATSGAGQFVSEVLLNLNPFVTISSATAIAGKTATFASAASGSFPDAGTTFDVDVQLNTSNAGGGAQRLLPGDSLTVRLVGNGLSVANFDDLSNGGNQVRTMAHIQNTGGQLGSSKVTEGVPEPATMTVLAGIALAAARRRRK encoded by the coding sequence ATGAAACGCTCCCTGGCAACCCTTGTGCTTTTGTCGGCTTTCGCCCCTCTGGCGCACGCCGCAACCCTTGTTTTCAATTACGGAATCGTATATACCGGCGACACTCCCTCGGGCACCGCCCCGTGGATGACCGTGACCTTGACCGACTTTGCCGCGAACACCGTTGATGTGAAAATCGACCACAACGCAACGAGCGGCGCCGGCCAATTCGTTAGCGAAGTCCTGCTCAACCTCAATCCGTTCGTGACCATTAGCTCGGCAACCGCCATCGCTGGCAAAACGGCGACCTTCGCCTCTGCGGCAAGCGGTTCGTTCCCCGATGCGGGCACCACGTTCGATGTCGATGTGCAGCTGAACACAAGCAATGCCGGGGGCGGCGCCCAGCGACTTTTGCCAGGCGACAGCTTGACCGTCCGGCTGGTCGGCAATGGCCTTTCGGTTGCGAACTTCGATGACCTTTCGAATGGCGGGAACCAGGTTCGCACCATGGCCCACATCCAAAACACGGGTGGACAGTTGGGCTCGAGCAAGGTGACCGAAGGCGTCCCCGAACCAGCAACCATGACGGTCTTGGCCGGGATCGCTTTGGCCGCTGCCCGGCGACGCCGCAAGTAA
- a CDS encoding arginine--tRNA ligase — MIRSALVSLVSSAVESLISAGDLPVAAREVGIEVEPPKQADHGDFATNFCLVAAKTAGLNPRALAEKLVPAIQAVNSPLLNPGEGEGTPVLGAPVLSGIEIAGPGFVNFRLNPAWAAGFLDHVIKDQDGFYKLQPARPLKINVEHVSVNPNGPITIGSGRGAAFGSALCNVLEAAGHTVHREYYINDGVNSEQMRLFAESVKAIIEGRPVPDNGYKGDYVHEVAKELGHLQSADLLDVQHACQLAMIEAQNSALSTFQTKFDTWFSEQSLHDSGAVQLELDHLIQIGVADDEPTRTKVVFAKGGTIKEVQKEAQPADEDDPDSLLGTGEGQGGVDAETSPGAIGRAGAANKTIWLRSTKFGDDQDRVLKRKDGRLTYIASDVAYHKDKFNRPANADKLITVLGPDHHGYIARLSAVVAAMHADQAEPVSNDAPLSDHEAVIYDSREDRNRCLASLAWAEEHLEVQIFQIVRFLKDGKPAPMRKRDGNIYALIDLVDEIGETLRPNGSKQEKQQAGTDVARFFYLMRHHDTAMDFDLELATKQSDENPVFYVQYAHARICSVIDKAGAEGFVGEQSRIDQLTHPKETALILKICDLRHEVERTAADYSVNRLATYAIELARTYHGFYDSCRVIQPDQPDLTRARLALCESARAALKAALGLLGVSAPDRMDRSA, encoded by the coding sequence TTGATCCGATCCGCGCTTGTTTCCCTGGTTTCCTCGGCTGTGGAATCCCTTATTTCTGCGGGGGATCTGCCCGTTGCGGCCCGCGAGGTCGGCATTGAAGTCGAGCCACCCAAACAAGCCGACCACGGCGATTTCGCCACCAACTTTTGCCTGGTTGCGGCAAAAACCGCCGGACTCAACCCCCGCGCCTTGGCCGAAAAGCTGGTGCCGGCCATCCAGGCCGTAAATTCTCCCCTCCTCAATCCTGGTGAGGGCGAGGGAACGCCGGTACTTGGTGCCCCCGTGCTCTCGGGAATTGAGATCGCGGGGCCGGGATTTGTCAACTTCCGTCTGAATCCCGCCTGGGCCGCCGGGTTCTTGGACCATGTGATCAAAGATCAAGACGGTTTCTACAAGCTCCAACCCGCCCGCCCACTCAAAATTAACGTCGAGCACGTTTCCGTCAACCCAAACGGGCCCATCACCATCGGCTCGGGGAGAGGGGCGGCGTTCGGCTCCGCGCTGTGCAATGTGCTTGAAGCCGCCGGGCACACCGTCCACCGCGAGTACTACATCAACGATGGCGTGAATTCCGAGCAGATGCGGCTGTTCGCCGAATCGGTGAAGGCGATCATTGAAGGCCGCCCCGTTCCTGATAATGGCTATAAGGGAGATTACGTGCACGAAGTCGCTAAGGAGCTTGGGCACCTTCAAAGTGCCGACCTACTTGACGTGCAACACGCCTGCCAATTGGCAATGATCGAGGCGCAGAATTCTGCGTTGTCCACTTTCCAAACCAAATTCGATACCTGGTTTTCCGAGCAATCCCTGCACGATTCCGGTGCCGTGCAACTAGAATTAGACCACTTGATCCAAATTGGGGTCGCTGATGACGAACCCACCCGTACCAAGGTCGTCTTCGCCAAGGGCGGAACCATCAAAGAAGTCCAGAAAGAAGCTCAGCCCGCCGACGAAGACGATCCCGATTCCCTCCTCGGGACCGGGGAGGGTCAGGGAGGGGTCGATGCCGAAACGAGCCCGGGTGCCATTGGCAGAGCCGGTGCGGCAAACAAAACCATTTGGCTCCGCAGCACCAAGTTCGGCGACGACCAGGATCGGGTTCTTAAGCGCAAGGACGGCCGACTCACGTACATCGCCAGCGACGTGGCGTACCACAAAGACAAGTTCAACCGCCCCGCCAATGCCGACAAACTCATCACGGTGCTCGGGCCGGACCACCACGGCTACATCGCCCGGCTCTCTGCGGTTGTCGCCGCCATGCACGCCGACCAAGCGGAACCGGTTAGCAACGACGCCCCGTTGAGCGACCATGAGGCCGTGATTTACGACAGCAGAGAAGACCGCAACCGGTGCCTGGCCTCGCTCGCTTGGGCCGAAGAGCATTTGGAAGTCCAGATCTTCCAAATTGTGCGGTTCCTTAAAGATGGCAAGCCCGCCCCCATGCGCAAGCGGGACGGCAACATCTATGCCCTCATCGACCTGGTCGATGAGATCGGCGAGACTTTGAGACCGAACGGTTCAAAACAAGAAAAACAGCAGGCCGGCACCGATGTCGCACGGTTCTTTTATCTGATGCGCCACCACGACACGGCCATGGATTTTGACCTGGAACTCGCGACTAAGCAAAGTGACGAGAACCCGGTGTTCTACGTTCAATATGCCCATGCGCGCATTTGCAGCGTCATCGACAAAGCGGGAGCCGAAGGTTTTGTGGGCGAACAATCCAGGATCGATCAGCTCACCCATCCCAAAGAGACGGCCCTCATCCTCAAGATCTGCGATTTGCGGCACGAGGTTGAACGGACGGCGGCGGATTACAGCGTCAACCGGTTGGCAACCTATGCCATCGAGTTGGCCCGCACTTACCATGGGTTTTACGATTCATGCCGGGTCATTCAACCCGACCAACCGGATCTCACCCGCGCCCGGTTGGCCCTTTGCGAATCGGCGCGCGCCGCGTTGAAGGCGGCCTTGGGCCTGCTCGGGGTCTCCGCTCCGGATCGAATGGACCGGTCAGCCTGA
- the tadA gene encoding Flp pilus assembly complex ATPase component TadA, whose protein sequence is MAIERLPMTKYLIDKGYLKPDQLEEALKVQEQTKNPNLGKILTDLGMVGEREVTEAQAQEAGYPFVDLDNVSLESSAVNVVPDRIAKLHSVIPVRKDGTMLWVAMSNPNNLEAIDAVRFASGCMVKPAVAVPGAIEDAIRRYYGSGEAAPSAEANGAAVAAAKAEMAKKSGQTAGISALVAQAQVSRDADEARMPTGDDEDGAELAEQAPIIKLANAVIQTAIVDRASDIHVEPQERTVRIRYRIDGVLAEAMTVPKNLQAPLISRFKIMAEMNIAERRVPQDGRIEVRHQGQEFDLRVSSIPTPFGEKIVMRILDKGNAMIGLGKLGFTEENQAAIEELISQPNGMFLCTGPTGSGKTTTQYSVLHMLNSVERNIITVEDPVEYQLNGLSQVQVNKKAGLTFGTALRAFLRQDPDIIMVGEMRDLETAEIAIEASLTGHLVLSTLHTNDAPSATLRMIDMGVEPYLISATVVGVLAQRLGRRIDNSHKEPYEVREIELRRFGFQVQNPDAKVTLYRGIPHEDNRMTGFKGRTGFHELMVMNGEIAEMVVRRAPLNDIKAAAKANGMKELREDGLGKVLMGQTTPDEVMRVVFTAGF, encoded by the coding sequence ATGGCAATCGAACGTTTACCGATGACCAAGTACCTGATCGACAAGGGGTACTTGAAGCCGGATCAGTTGGAAGAGGCCCTCAAGGTCCAGGAACAGACCAAAAACCCCAACCTCGGCAAGATCCTGACCGACCTGGGAATGGTTGGTGAGCGGGAAGTCACCGAGGCCCAAGCCCAGGAGGCTGGCTATCCGTTCGTCGACCTGGATAACGTCAGCTTGGAAAGCAGCGCGGTCAACGTCGTGCCGGACCGCATCGCCAAACTCCACAGTGTCATCCCCGTCCGCAAAGACGGCACCATGCTCTGGGTCGCTATGAGCAACCCCAACAACCTGGAGGCCATCGACGCCGTCCGCTTTGCCAGCGGCTGCATGGTTAAGCCTGCCGTGGCGGTGCCCGGTGCCATCGAAGATGCCATCCGCCGCTATTACGGTTCCGGAGAAGCGGCACCCAGCGCGGAAGCCAACGGCGCGGCCGTTGCGGCCGCCAAAGCCGAAATGGCGAAAAAGTCGGGACAAACCGCCGGTATCAGCGCCCTCGTCGCCCAAGCCCAAGTCAGCCGGGATGCCGATGAGGCCCGCATGCCGACCGGCGACGATGAAGATGGTGCCGAACTGGCCGAACAGGCCCCGATCATCAAACTCGCGAATGCGGTGATCCAAACCGCCATCGTTGACCGCGCATCAGACATCCACGTCGAACCCCAAGAGCGCACCGTCCGGATCCGGTACCGGATCGACGGCGTCCTTGCCGAAGCGATGACCGTGCCCAAAAACCTCCAGGCACCCCTCATCAGCCGCTTCAAAATCATGGCGGAAATGAACATCGCCGAACGGCGCGTCCCTCAAGACGGCCGGATCGAGGTGCGACACCAAGGCCAAGAATTCGACCTCCGGGTCAGCTCCATCCCCACGCCGTTCGGGGAAAAGATCGTCATGCGGATCCTGGACAAGGGGAACGCGATGATCGGGCTCGGCAAACTCGGTTTCACCGAAGAAAACCAGGCCGCCATCGAAGAGCTCATCAGCCAGCCCAACGGGATGTTCCTCTGCACCGGCCCCACGGGTTCTGGGAAAACGACCACCCAATATTCGGTGCTGCACATGCTCAACTCTGTCGAGCGGAACATCATCACCGTTGAAGACCCGGTCGAATACCAGCTAAACGGCCTCAGCCAAGTCCAAGTCAACAAAAAAGCTGGTCTCACCTTTGGAACGGCCCTCCGCGCCTTCCTCCGGCAAGACCCCGACATCATCATGGTCGGTGAGATGCGGGACCTTGAAACGGCGGAAATCGCCATCGAAGCCTCGCTCACTGGCCACTTGGTGCTTTCCACGCTCCACACAAACGACGCCCCCTCGGCCACCCTCCGGATGATCGACATGGGTGTTGAGCCCTACTTGATCTCGGCGACCGTCGTCGGTGTCCTCGCCCAGCGGCTCGGCCGGCGAATCGACAATTCCCATAAAGAACCGTACGAGGTTCGGGAAATCGAACTCCGGCGGTTCGGGTTCCAGGTGCAAAACCCGGATGCCAAGGTCACCCTCTACCGCGGGATCCCGCACGAGGACAACCGGATGACCGGGTTCAAAGGCCGGACCGGTTTCCACGAGCTCATGGTCATGAACGGCGAAATCGCAGAAATGGTTGTTCGCCGCGCACCGCTTAACGACATCAAAGCGGCGGCCAAAGCCAACGGGATGAAAGAACTCCGCGAAGACGGGCTCGGCAAAGTCCTGATGGGCCAAACCACGCCCGACGAAGTCATGCGCGTCGTCTTCACCGCCGGTTTCTGA
- a CDS encoding type IV pilus twitching motility protein PilT gives MEDLHIDELLHIVVDRNCSDLHICTDSEPVIREDGKLLRLNYEKCTPQQSQRMLYEIVSDDQVTRFEQTKELDFSYALPNPVHLREQGKGPIRARFRVNLYRDRGACASAFRLISSRIPTVEELNLPPILKPLSERPRGLILVTGPTGSGKSTSLAAMINHINMNFSHHIITIEDPIEYLHTHKSSVINQRELGQDTLSFANALRASLREDPDILLVGEMRDRETIQLAITAAETGHLVFATLHTNNAPESIDRIIDVFPPGQQEQIRVQLSNNLIAIVSQQLLPRATGPGRIPTNEIMIATPAIRNLIRENKTHQIPSMIQTGHAHGMMSMDQCLRDQYMKGLITLEEAMTRCQNVEELKKMINLGTPGESGPGGPPRR, from the coding sequence ATGGAGGATCTCCATATCGACGAACTGCTCCACATCGTCGTCGACCGCAACTGTTCCGACCTCCACATCTGCACCGACAGCGAACCCGTCATTCGCGAGGACGGCAAACTCCTCCGCCTCAATTACGAAAAGTGCACCCCCCAGCAATCGCAGCGGATGCTTTACGAAATCGTTAGTGACGACCAGGTCACCCGGTTTGAGCAGACAAAGGAGCTCGACTTCTCCTATGCGCTCCCCAACCCGGTTCACCTGCGCGAGCAGGGCAAAGGCCCGATCCGCGCCCGTTTCCGGGTCAACCTGTACCGCGACCGCGGGGCCTGTGCTTCCGCATTCCGGCTTATCTCCAGCCGGATCCCGACCGTCGAGGAACTAAACCTCCCCCCGATCCTCAAACCGCTCAGCGAGCGGCCCCGGGGCCTGATCCTCGTCACCGGCCCGACCGGTTCCGGGAAATCAACCTCGCTCGCCGCGATGATCAACCATATCAATATGAATTTTTCCCACCATATCATCACGATCGAAGACCCGATCGAATATCTGCACACCCACAAGAGTTCCGTTATCAACCAGCGCGAGCTTGGGCAAGACACCCTCAGTTTTGCCAACGCCCTGAGGGCCAGCCTCCGGGAAGACCCCGACATCTTGCTCGTCGGTGAAATGCGCGACCGGGAAACCATCCAGCTCGCCATTACCGCAGCAGAAACGGGGCACTTGGTGTTTGCCACGCTGCACACCAACAACGCGCCAGAATCCATCGACCGGATCATCGACGTCTTCCCCCCGGGGCAACAAGAACAGATCCGCGTCCAGCTTTCCAACAACCTCATCGCCATCGTCTCGCAGCAACTCCTCCCGCGCGCAACCGGCCCGGGGCGGATCCCCACCAACGAGATCATGATTGCGACGCCCGCCATCCGCAACCTCATCCGGGAAAACAAAACCCACCAAATCCCATCCATGATCCAAACCGGACATGCTCACGGGATGATGAGTATGGATCAGTGCCTGCGGGACCAATATATGAAGGGGCTCATTACCTTGGAAGAGGCGATGACCCGGTGCCAAAACGTCGAAGAGCTCAAGAAGATGATCAACCTGGGAACACCAGGTGAAAGCGGTCCCGGCGGGCCGCCCCGGAGGTAA